The following proteins are encoded in a genomic region of Chloracidobacterium sp.:
- the cphA gene encoding cyanophycin synthetase has translation MEILEIRTLRGPNYWSGYWKKLIIMRLDIGVFEKKPTNKIKGFYDRLVEALPSIGSHGCSYGEEGGFLKRVEEGTWAGHAIEHFALELQTLAGMDTGYGRTRETTEKGIYNVVFSYVEEEVGRYAGRAAVRLWLDLAGGRSVDEIKADLAKEIQEMRELREEVRFGPSTGSLVEEAENRDIPFIRLNDQSLVQLGYGVNQKRIQATTTANTNMISVDIAGDKAATKKLLGDMGVPVPKGYRIRDIEDLEDILGRVGYPAVIKPLDGNHGKGATVGIKNLDEATVAWEKAKEYSRWIIVEQQLIGADFRALVVNNRLIAVAERIPAHVKGDGKHSIKELIDITNQDPRRGYGHENVLTEISIDNQTMRCIAKAGYTLESKLKKGEILHLKTTANISTGGTAIDRTDEVHPENVFLFERIAKIIGLDVAGIDVIAPNVSEPLRQNGGGIIEVNAAPGFRMHLAPSEGIGRNVAEHVIEMLFPPGAQARIPIFAITGTNGKTTTTRLIAHILKNSGRSVGFTTTDGTYIGNQQIVQGDNTGPVSAQLVLKDPTVDVAVLETARGGIIRSGLGFDYCDIGVVLNIAADHLGLKDVNTLEDLARVKSVVPRAVSKRGFTVLNAEDPLVYEMKELTDGTVVCFSMDEDHPNIKKRAERGRITCVYENGYVTILKGKWKVRVEKASNIPITYDGRAEFMIQNVLAATLACFVHGVSLEDLRVGLTTFNAGTAQTPGRLNFVEIGDVTVLMDYAHNPAGLRGLTAFINKLPNKYRTCVINGTGDRRDQDIIELGQIAGGTFDRIVIRRGHYLRGRDENETYALLKKGIALSGKEPTIRVIPESRDAIHHAIKYGRKGELVVTLADRVPDDMAIVQEYKDMKAAEFK, from the coding sequence ATGGAAATCTTGGAAATTCGCACACTTCGCGGGCCGAACTATTGGAGCGGCTATTGGAAAAAGCTGATCATAATGCGTCTTGATATCGGCGTTTTTGAGAAGAAGCCGACGAATAAGATCAAAGGTTTTTACGACCGGCTTGTCGAAGCTCTGCCTTCCATAGGCTCGCACGGGTGCAGTTATGGCGAGGAAGGCGGCTTTCTCAAGCGGGTCGAAGAGGGCACATGGGCAGGCCACGCTATCGAGCATTTTGCTCTCGAACTGCAGACGCTCGCAGGGATGGACACGGGCTACGGCCGGACGCGCGAAACGACCGAGAAAGGCATTTATAATGTTGTTTTTAGCTATGTCGAGGAGGAGGTCGGGCGTTATGCAGGCCGCGCGGCAGTTCGTTTATGGCTCGATCTGGCTGGCGGACGATCGGTCGATGAGATAAAGGCCGATCTTGCGAAAGAGATACAGGAGATGCGCGAACTGCGTGAGGAGGTTCGCTTCGGGCCTTCGACGGGTTCGCTTGTCGAAGAGGCCGAAAATCGAGATATTCCGTTCATTCGCCTTAACGATCAGTCGCTTGTTCAGCTCGGTTACGGCGTTAACCAGAAGAGGATACAGGCAACCACTACCGCGAACACTAACATGATCTCGGTTGATATCGCCGGTGACAAAGCCGCAACAAAAAAGCTGCTCGGCGATATGGGTGTTCCTGTGCCGAAAGGCTATCGAATCCGTGATATCGAAGACCTAGAAGACATCTTAGGTCGTGTCGGCTATCCTGCTGTGATCAAACCACTTGACGGCAATCACGGTAAGGGTGCGACTGTCGGTATCAAGAACCTTGATGAAGCAACGGTCGCTTGGGAAAAGGCAAAGGAATACTCACGGTGGATCATTGTCGAGCAGCAGCTGATCGGTGCGGATTTTCGTGCTTTGGTGGTTAATAATCGGTTGATAGCGGTTGCTGAACGCATTCCGGCACATGTAAAAGGCGACGGCAAACATTCGATCAAAGAACTGATCGATATTACAAATCAAGACCCTAGGCGCGGCTATGGCCATGAGAACGTTTTGACCGAGATCAGCATAGATAATCAGACCATGCGCTGCATTGCAAAGGCGGGATATACGCTCGAAAGCAAACTAAAGAAGGGCGAGATCCTGCACCTTAAGACCACAGCGAACATCTCGACCGGCGGCACGGCGATCGACCGAACGGATGAAGTGCATCCTGAGAACGTATTTTTGTTCGAACGCATTGCGAAGATAATAGGCCTGGATGTTGCAGGCATTGATGTTATAGCTCCGAATGTCAGCGAGCCCCTGAGGCAGAACGGCGGCGGCATCATCGAGGTGAATGCAGCTCCGGGATTTCGAATGCATCTGGCTCCGAGCGAGGGCATCGGCAGGAATGTCGCTGAACACGTGATCGAGATGCTGTTTCCGCCCGGAGCTCAGGCAAGGATACCTATCTTTGCTATCACGGGCACGAACGGAAAGACAACGACGACACGGCTGATCGCGCATATCCTGAAAAATAGCGGACGCAGCGTCGGATTTACCACTACGGACGGTACGTACATCGGTAACCAGCAGATCGTGCAGGGTGATAATACAGGGCCTGTTTCGGCTCAGCTGGTTCTCAAAGACCCGACAGTTGATGTTGCGGTGCTTGAGACCGCACGCGGCGGCATCATACGAAGCGGACTTGGATTCGACTATTGTGATATCGGTGTAGTGCTTAATATTGCGGCCGATCATCTCGGCCTGAAGGATGTTAATACACTAGAGGATCTCGCACGCGTCAAGTCTGTCGTGCCGCGTGCTGTCTCGAAGCGCGGTTTTACTGTGCTCAATGCAGAAGATCCGCTTGTTTATGAAATGAAAGAGTTGACCGACGGTACCGTGGTTTGCTTTTCGATGGATGAAGATCATCCGAACATAAAGAAACGTGCCGAGCGTGGCCGCATCACCTGTGTTTATGAGAACGGTTACGTAACCATCTTAAAGGGTAAGTGGAAGGTGCGCGTCGAAAAGGCGTCGAATATTCCGATCACATACGACGGCCGTGCTGAATTCATGATCCAGAACGTGCTCGCAGCAACGCTCGCGTGCTTTGTGCATGGTGTTTCGCTTGAAGACCTTCGCGTCGGGCTGACGACATTCAACGCGGGAACGGCGCAGACGCCGGGACGCTTGAATTTTGTCGAGATCGGCGACGTTACTGTCCTTATGGACTACGCACACAATCCGGCGGGGCTGCGAGGTTTGACGGCGTTCATCAACAAGCTGCCGAACAAATATCGTACCTGCGTCATCAACGGCACCGGGGACCGTCGCGATCAGGACATCATCGAACTAGGGCAGATCGCCGGCGGAACATTTGACCGTATTGTGATCCGCCGCGGACATTATCTGCGCGGGCGTGATGAGAATGAGACCTACGCACTGCTTAAGAAGGGTATTGCCCTGTCGGGCAAGGAGCCGACGATCCGCGTTATTCCTGAGAGCCGCGATGCGATCCATCACGCGATCAAATACGGGCGAAAAGGCGAACTTGTTGTTACACTTGCCGACCGCGTGCCGGACGATATGGCGATAGTGCAGGAGTATAAGGATATGAAGGCGGCCGAGTTCAAGTAG
- a CDS encoding isoaspartyl peptidase/L-asparaginase, producing the protein MTKIALAIHGGAGTILRSQMTPALEAEYRKGLEAAMDAGWKVLCRKGSALDAVEAAVCSLEDFPLFNAGRGAVFTHEGKQEMDAAIMDGSALKAGAVAAVKNIRNPISLARLVMDRTPHVLLAGEGAGQFAEELGVSTEPDEYFFTEHRWRQLQDALADGRIRLDHSAPKAMGTVGAVACDGSGRLAAATSTGGMTNKKFGRVGDTPLVGLGTYADDICAVSCTGHGEYFMLSVAAHDVAARMRYKGLSLNDAAEETVARLTEIGGEGGLIAVDQYGNVTLPFNSEGMYRGFITEGGSPQIGIYSEQAASSQRPNKAT; encoded by the coding sequence ATGACGAAAATTGCTTTAGCTATCCACGGAGGAGCAGGCACGATCCTGCGGTCGCAGATGACGCCGGCACTCGAAGCCGAATACCGCAAAGGACTCGAGGCCGCAATGGACGCCGGTTGGAAGGTTTTATGCCGAAAAGGCTCTGCGCTCGACGCGGTCGAGGCTGCAGTTTGTTCACTCGAAGATTTTCCGCTTTTTAACGCCGGCCGCGGTGCAGTTTTCACACACGAAGGCAAGCAGGAAATGGATGCGGCGATCATGGATGGCTCCGCTCTAAAGGCCGGCGCGGTCGCGGCGGTCAAGAATATCCGCAATCCGATCTCACTTGCCCGGCTCGTTATGGATCGTACGCCGCACGTTCTGCTCGCAGGCGAAGGCGCCGGTCAATTTGCGGAAGAACTCGGTGTCTCAACCGAGCCGGATGAGTATTTCTTTACCGAGCACCGCTGGCGGCAGCTTCAGGATGCACTCGCCGACGGGCGTATCCGACTGGATCACTCGGCACCAAAGGCAATGGGAACCGTTGGAGCGGTAGCATGCGACGGCAGCGGACGGCTTGCGGCCGCGACATCGACCGGCGGGATGACCAATAAGAAGTTCGGCCGCGTCGGCGACACGCCGCTCGTCGGACTCGGAACCTACGCAGATGATATCTGCGCCGTGTCCTGTACCGGCCACGGCGAGTATTTCATGCTGAGCGTAGCGGCCCACGATGTTGCCGCGCGTATGAGATACAAAGGCCTTTCGTTAAACGATGCGGCTGAGGAAACCGTCGCGAGGCTCACCGAGATCGGGGGCGAAGGCGGACTCATCGCGGTCGATCAATACGGCAACGTAACGCTGCCGTTCAATTCAGAAGGTATGTACAGAGGCTTTATTACCGAAGGCGGCAGTCCGCAGATCGGCATTTATTCAGAACAAGCAGCGTCATCGCAGCGGCCGAATAAGGCTACTTGA